The sequence below is a genomic window from Ctenopharyngodon idella isolate HZGC_01 chromosome 11, HZGC01, whole genome shotgun sequence.
caaacatgccaaatattaaaaataaaaggattacaatgtaaaagattattattgtgtgcacaaagataaaaatgctttggtggaagacggtttgtcccgtagatggtctgctcgcgcactttaacctcgcgcacgagaagcattcagtttgtaaatagtgaatccgccatggcgcgagcgcaactTGCTTTCAAGACCATTCTCaagaccatttttcccgtccataaactagcaaaagtggattcggacacgccctatgTGCACTTGcaccgtgcgctttagaccatgcgcttagatcgttaacaTAAGGCCCTTAGACTTATAGACAGTCATGATGGTCTTCAGGGCACCTCTCTATGATACcacttcctgttttgttttttcctgcaTATTTTTGCATGTGGTTGAACCACATgacttatatatataaaaaagttctttaaagggttcctattatacttttttacattttcaactttttttagtGTTCATTTTTGGATTTGCCGTGTTGACCTACAGAAAGCTATGCTTCATGCATCTCTACACAACAGACCTTTTTTGCCTACAAAATGTTGCTAAAGTGGTATATAATATAACTACTTGTTTAGGTTTCAAAAATCATGCTTTTGCTAAGGCCTTTTTCTGGTATCAGAACAGATTTGGATTTTTATGTCtcctaaaaatatcaaaattaattttaattcagaaataagAAAACAGAGAAGAGGTGCAGTCAAGTCACAGTAAGTATGAATTGGTTTTCCTTAAGAGtttttttgaataaacaaatagatccgaatccagaaaaaaaaaaaaaaaaaaaagagtgttcTTGTCACTGATCCATGATTGTATAGTAAGATGTGTCAGACAGACTTACTTTGACAGCATCCGGAGGATTGAACTGAAGCATGCCAGCATGCCGGCTGAAGACGAGGAGAGTCCGAACTACAAAAGGAGGCGGGATGGTCTGTATGTTCTCCATCTGAGGAAGTTCAATTTTCTGCAAACTACAAGAGAGAGGAATTATACAACTGAATGAAGGAAAATCTGTAGCAGTCCAATGGTCAAACACAGAAGACAAAAATTACTTACATGACATTGAAGAGATCTTCCAGATCTACAGGTAACAGTTAAGGAAATGATTAGTGTAATCATGATTAATTCTCACTGCTTCCTCTGCATCCCGTTCTGATTTCAGAATATATCAGATATCTTTCACTTTCAATGTTTATCTGGACCAACTTGATTCCAAAAGCACATCAAATTGGGCCCAACTCTAAAAATAAGGATACTGAAGGACTCGCAGACGTTGGTCTCCAGGTCGTACAGACAGCTGCACAGCTCTCGCGGGTCAGAGGTGAAGCCTGATAACTGTGTGAAAGAAAAATGTCAAGCACTGATAgcagaaatttaaataaaatattaatataaacaatgaaaaatgtaaaaaaaaaaaaaaaacgtaaataaaaccgaaacaaaaataaataaatagaattacaaaaaactaatataaatgaCATATgcatataacaaaattactacaatttaaactgaagtgaaaacaaaaactgaaaatataaaaataaaagctaattcaaaataacacTGGTCTACAGCCTAAATGCTTCTGAAATAAATGTAGTCAAACTTTACTAACACCGAACAGGactaaactatttaaataatattttttttgcctATTGTTTCATAATAAATTTGACGTCTATAACACTTTTGCtgatttttaaagtgttacatACACAGGACAGGTGACTGGTACTATCTACACAATATAAAtagatgtaaaatgtaaaaacttaaATATCTAGGAAACAATAGCCAATAAGTCAAAATTGAATTAAGAACatcaaaatacataataaatagcACATTTTATCTCTGAAGCAGATGTATATTCTATTCacaatgaacacattttttttttaagtattaaaatatattttttatggtaAAGATTATTGGTGTTTTTGTGAAGTTGTTCCATGTGACACTTTACAGCTGAACTAACCTTGCCTTGACATAAAAACTGACCTTGACACAGTCATGAGGGTCTGCAGGGGTCCTCTCTATGATATCATTTCctattttatgtttatgaatGTTGGTCGGATCATATTACTTCGATTTGGCATACAAATCttcttcaaatattaataagcactgaactgttgttattgttaagtaaaactattaaaaataatttttgtaattgaaaaaaagcttaaaaaaaaaaaaaaaattttattagaTGAAAGTGAAAATTAGATaaactcaaataaataaatagataaataaaaagttgaagtaaaatattaaaactgaaaaattaaatctatgtagaaatataaaaactaataaaaatgacaaaagcacataacaaaattaataaacaaactaaaataatataaaaataaaagctaaataaataatactaaaataacattggcAGTAAAGGAATTttgtttaatgaaaatgaacatttgGAATATTTGACTAACCATTTCTGattaaattaaaggtgcaatatgtaatattttctgtccactagaggtcgctagaagcctattcaaaacaaaggcgtagcttgatgacgccaagtttgagcgcggaatcttgggagatgtggtcttcacctcaacggccggtggaaacaatcgggataggactcaggaagaaatcatgttcatggatgcaattattaacattactgtagtatgaagcagagcaggaccgagtgttgtgggagctgaacgaggccgctggagcgactgcgcaacacacgcctcacgagcagaggaacttttattatgtgttgataaatggcatgcaattcattttaaaacgtattgtatgatggagaatattctgtattactgttactaaaaataaagctgcatctgattatgctctgattaggcatggtaaagcttgccaaaaaaaaaaatcaagaattttaacaatttaaacaatattaacagatttaaacaataagactaaacgtgttgagctatataacaataatttgctttctgtctataaaatatatcaaaacagttgttcccttgtctattaaaacatgtaaatattaaagcgtctttggtgtttccatggtttctacaaaataaaaccggaaaccaagggtaacgcgggtatgacgcaattgacaggcgactcctcacacgtcccagagccttggttaaaattgcaattttctcacgatttacaaatagttggaaacatttgggatattgtaagtactcaagtgaacaaaacatataacactggcctagtggtttttggatattttaactGCAAAAagcttacatattgcacctttaacagaCCCAGACAAATAAATTAGCATCATGTCACTGACCCATTTGTCAACTACTCAAAGATAAATTAATTCAATGGCAGAAATCACAGTGAGTTTGAATGTCAAAATGACAGTGTCGTTGAACCTGCGGTTTTGTCCACTCACCCACATGGCATCATCGTTCACCACCACCAGAGCAAACTCATGCCTTTTGTCAATCTTGTGCTTGGTTCTCACAAACATCTCAATCATTTTCTGTGAAATATTTAAGGCATTTGTCTTGGATCTGGAAATGCAAATAAGTTACGTTTAATgcaaacatttacataaaatatatttgtcattTCTAATAGAATATATCAAAggaaatttaataataataataattaaattacccATTAAAGGACTCGAGCTTTTGTAGAGACATCTCCTCTGAAAGGTCCAAACAGATGATCTGTTTAAGAAAGATATAACTGAATGACAAAAGTGTTTTCAGATGCAAATATTGTGAAGTTGTGTTTATTGACACACGTACGACTTTCTCTGGGCAGTTGACTCGTGGTGCCCGCAGGTGTAACTCTGCTGATGGGGGGATCTGGGTGGCCATGGATGGCTGAGGGGGTTTCGGTCTTTCCTTCACTGCAGAAGTCAGCGCAGGCATGCTGGCTGTGGTGTTTCCTGCCGCAGCAACCGGGGCAGGTGCAGCAGCTGTGATGGCGGTGGCAGAAATCGGGGGGCTATCAGAGCTGGAggcctctccctctccctcaaCACGGCTGCCCACGGCCGGCTGCGGGGGGGATGCCAGGCTGCTGTTGTTCAGGCTGCCGGTGCTGCTGCGCCGGTCCTCCGCACCCTCCGGATTGGACCGGGTCCTGGGTCTCAGGTCCATCATCCGCTCCTCTCCATCTGCCTGACCGGGCTCAGGTGTCTCCATGGCAACCTAACCCCATCCCatagacaaaaaaaacacatcaacaacagtaataaatcaaaaataacaatataaaccAAACATATgctaaaatactgtataatatacAGAACActtttatatataacattttaaagacGACTGAATAAGGgttaaataaaagcaaacattcAAAATTGATGATTTCAACAGAAACCACAGTCGTAACTAAAATGACTTATCTTAAATTTTAAACCTAAATTAGCTTTTAAAAAATCCGTTTTTAAAGACTGTTTTGAATAAAGCAAAAGCAGTGAATCAACATTCGTGATTTCTTGAGAGAGATTTAATAAACATGAGAGACGTGTTCAGACAGCACAAGTAAAATAGCGCAATAGCGTATAATAATAACTTACCGAACATTCAACAGATGAAAATATGAGTTTAGCAGAGAAAAAAAGATCTCAAATTTATTCTTCAACACTTCCTTGTTCGCTTCTATGTCGGTGACATTCAGAGCCGACTGCTGAAGAGTGTTTATGATCTTTAGCGCCTCTAGCGGACTGGAGAAGCGTTGTTAGCCAGCCCAGTTTAGCCCTGAAAATAACGTTCGtcatccaatcagattcaagcattcaacagctaTCTAATATTAGTATAGTATATATGCTGGACATTAGGCTTTTGCATCAGAATTCCTTCAAATGCTTGTTTTTGTATTTACggaatatataaattatatgtataaaTTTACGGAAACTTTCCACGGGAACTTAACCTGgtgaattttggaaatattccaatttggaaacttaacaggaatttatgggaattaattggaaattttgggaaatttatataaatgtataatatttatataaaatgtatcatacaaacataaatataaacattttgtttggttataacatgaaatttatttttcgcattcaattaattctaatttagtaaatatgtaaaataaatatttttattgcagcaattgttatgtgttatttatttcagtgtcacatgatcgttcagaaatcattctaatatgctgatttgatactcagttattatcaatgttggaaacagttgtgctgctttatatttttttggaacctctgatacttttttcaggattcattgatgaataaaaagttaaaaagaacagaatttattcaaaatagaaatcttttctaacaatatcactttaatatcactttttatcaatttcacacatccttgctgaataaaagtaataatttctttcaaaaaaaaaaaaagaaaagaaaaaattactgaccccaaaattttgaccggtagtgtatattgttacaaaagatttctattttaaataaatgctgttctttaaatttttattcatcaaagaatcctgaaaaaaaaatttcacaggttataaaaaatattaagcagcacaactgtttccaacattgataactgagtatcaaatcatcatattagaatgatttctgaaggatcatgtgacactgaagactggagtaatgatgctgaaaattcagctttgatcacagggatagacatgcaccaatttgatggagctgcactgctctctcctgaagagggcgcAAAAAGACCgcaataaataactcaacccctgggttacatctgacccaggatctgggtaacacaaacactgggttgttacgtctgacccaggatctgggtaacacaaaaactacccaaacagtggattgttacatctgacccaggatctgggtaacacaaaaactacccaaacactgggttattacgtctgacccaggatctggctaacacaaaaactacccaaacactgggttgttacgtctgacccaggatctgggtaacacaaaaactacccaaacactgggttgttacgtctgacccaggatctgggtaacacaaaaactacccaaacactgggttgttacgtgtgacccaggatctgggtaacacaaaaactacccaaacactgggttgttacgtctgacccaggatctgggtaacacaaaaactacccaaacactgggttgttacgtctgacccaggatctgggtaacacaaaaactacccaaacactgggttgttacgtctgacccaggatctggataacacaaaaactacccaaacagtggattgttacatctgacccaggatctgggtaacacaaaaactacccaaacactgggttgttacgtctgacccaggatctggataacacaaaaactacccaaacactgggttgttacgtctgacccaggatctgggtaacacaaaaactacccaaacactgggttgttacgtctgacccaggatctgggtaacacaaaaactacccaaacactgggttgttacgtctgacccaggatctggctaacacaaaaactaccaaACAGTGgattgttacgtctgacccaggatctgggtaacacaaacactgggttattacgtctgacccagtagctgggtaacacaaaaactacccaaacactgggttattacgtctgacccaggatctgggtaacacaaacactgggttattacgtctgacccaggatctgggtaacacaaacactacccaaacactgggttattacgtctgacccaggatctgggtaacacaaacactgggttgttacgtctgacccaggatctgggtaacacaaacactacccaaacactgggttattacgtctgacccaggatctgggtaacacaaacactgggttgttacgtctgacccaggatctgggtaacacaaacactacccaaacactgggttattacgtctgacccaggatctgggtaacacaaacactgggttgttacgtctgacccaggatctgggtaacacaaaaactacccaaacactgggttgttacgtctgacccaggatctgggtaacacaaaaactacccaaacactgggttgttacgtctgacccaggatctgggtaacacaaacactgggttattacgtctgacccaggatctgggtaacacaaaaactaccaaaacactgggttattacgtctgacccaggatctgggtaacacaaaaactaccaaaacactgggttattacgtctgacccaggatctgggtaacacaaacactacccaaacactgggttattacgtctgacccaggagctgggtaacacaaaaactaccaaaacactgggttgttacgtctgacccaggatctgggtaacacaaacactgggttattacgtctgacccaggatctgggtaacacaaaaactaccaaaacactgggttattacgtctgacccaggatctgggtaacacaaaaactaccaaaacactgggttattacgtctgacccaggatctgggtaacacaaacactacccaaacactgggttattacgtctgacccaggagctgggtaacacaaaaactaccaaaacactgggttgttacgtctgacccaggatctgggtaacacaaaaactacccaaacactgggaaaataagaaaaaaagacccaaaaggctcaacccatgacttgggtagaaaaaataacccaagattttttagagtgtaactaatgttaacaaatataataaatacattaccaaatgtattgctcgtggatagttcatgttagttatcaactaatgttaacaaatgaagctcattgtaaagtgttactgtttttttatataaagttcCAAGTTTAGTCTTTATTTTTACAGCTTCGGATTCACTATTTGAATAATAATCCCTGTGAGGGTTTATCCTGAATAATTGTTTCAATTTTCAACAATTGGTTCTCCAAAGGAAGGGCTAAATAATTTTGCATACAGCTTATTTTAGACTTCTGTTTTCCTTAAGAATACTAGAGAATCATTAAGGAAAGGATTTCtaaatactttatttataaacaattaGATTGATCAGATAATCTTCTATAGAGACAGAGAGTCAAAAATAAACCAAACAGGAAAAGATCTAAAAAGACAGTGGGTGGAGACGACAATCAAGAGATGTGTTCAGCAGAGAGCAGGTTTTTAGCCCAGTAAAGTGGAGAAGAAGAGAGTTTGGTCAGGATGTGCTGAAGCTCACAgcgctgccttcacatgctcaacGAGAAACTCAGCAGCACACTGGATCACTCTTTAAAAGCACTTTCATTCAGGACATTACCTAAGGACAGGACCTGAACCAAGATCAGACAAATGACAGAGGTGAGTTTATGGGACGGTGATGCGATTTACCCTCAATCTGACCCAATTTTAAACATGTATTGCAACTTTGTAAAGTGTaaaccagcattttttttttttttgaataacgATCATATTGCATATTTTCAGCATATATCAAGAGGGTTTAAATCATGAAATGTCATTTATAATAGTGCTGCAAGGGAGTTTAGAATAGTCACCAGTTTCAAACCAAACTCAATGCTTTGGCAGATACATCTACAGCAAGCGAGGTCCTGAAAACATATAGTTAAATCATATTTATATCTGAATACTGAGAACAACAGTTTGAGAGTTTCTTTTTTCACGTTAAGCACCATAACTCAGCAGCAGGAAGTGCAGTTACAGGATGTGCCTGTTTCCTCCTGTTCCTCCCCTCAGAACAAAAGGGTGCAGAAAACAACAACACCCATATTGTTTAATATGGCATCTTCATGAGTTTGTTTTGATGTATGAAGAAAAACAACAgatattttgttcaaaattaaactATTTGGATTCTTTCTGGCTGTCAAATGTTAGTGGAACATTCACAGTGAACTAATCCTGTGATACAGTAATCACTTTTAAAGGGGACGTatcatgtttaagtgctataatcaggTCCCCGGTgcaacccagaaaacatgaaaaaggacaacccagtaactttgttttggtaagcgattctctgcaagcatgtgaaaaaacgagccgctcagatttcgctccccttgtgacgtagaaaggggatcttattataatattactgccctttaatctgcacatttccacccacggcgccattttgttttcgcaaatGACAACAGTACCAGTTCTAACGCATGTGaaaagtttgagcaaagcatgctaactgttctgtcgttggctgcacagacgagcactgaacactatttagagtctcgttagcttagAAAAggattgctaaaaaaaaaaaagagtgatattttgaaaaaaatattaaaccattCACAGTATTTGATTGCAATCATAAacattagcctggtgtgtatggctctgtgtggcaaacaggtacgctatgtgTAGTGGGCATCCAtatgggttttgcacaaaagattaacatgacggcacatgctagtggatgagttgaatcaactccacagcaactacataaatttatccactaaccgttcagaaacgtctaaaagttgtaacttcatcctgagtctctccatcagtgtcgactccggtttgaacaatgtaaggctgaacaccgtcatcattttggctgcgtgagattctccagctttgttgttgttgagcgaccgaagcacgagctgttgaagctccgccctcttgtggaaagggggccgggagcagcagctcatttgcatttaaagggacacacacaaaaacggcgtgtttttgctcacacccaaatggggcaaatttaaCAGGCTATAGACACATTCATTTttagacacattctggggacacctgagacttattttacatcttgtgaaaagtggcataataggtcccctttaaatgtcaTTGAATTTACTTCTGAGAAAGCTCTAGCATTGTTTGTTTGCAGATGCTACTTGGATTCTTTTGAATGAGAGTGTTTAAACACTTATTTTGGGCCACTGGATAGTTTCATCCCGCCTAACCCAACCTAGCTCAATTCTGATCTGAAGTAAAGACTGGTTTTGCACATTATTTCACATAAGTGACACGTTCCAGCAGAGATCGGACAGTCTGGTGTCAGCGGACTCGGAACTGGCGCAGTGTGAGACGGAGGTGAGCACTTTACTGCAGATCATTTCTGAGCTCAACAGGAAGATGGACTCCCTACAAATACCACGGTAATACCTGTCTCAAACAATTGCAAACTATGTATTTTTGCTCTAACAAGTACACTATGTGAAAAGGTCTGTGTTCTCACAGAGAGATGAAAACGTCTGAGGGTCAAGTGCGGGTCAGTGGGTGCGTCCCGCAGCAGGGCTTGAGATCTCCGGCCCGCAGCCTCACGGTGGTGGACGCTGGCACGGCATCTGTGGAGCCCAAGACCAAGAAAGACTCAGAAGGCACGTTCTGTTTATACAATGCCTCGTCGTCAATCACAGTAAATGCTGTGTCAGAACAGACAGCCTGCTATTTACTGCACTATTTGTCCTGCCAGACTTTTGTTTCCAAATCCAAAACTACTTATTAAACTTTAACTTTAACGTTTCTGCACGCAAGTACGTTTTTCTAAATCAAGACTCCTGAgaatttgtatgaatttttGTAGTtgggaggaaaaataaaaatcaaaaacttaaggtaaaaagtaaaaaaataaaaaataaaagtaacctATGAGTTTCATAATCAACTAAAAAGTTATCattaccaataataataatacatacatacatacttttgttgttt
It includes:
- the babam1 gene encoding BRISC and BRCA1-A complex member 1 encodes the protein METPEPGQADGEERMMDLRPRTRSNPEGAEDRRSSTGSLNNSSLASPPQPAVGSRVEGEGEASSSDSPPISATAITAAAPAPVAAAGNTTASMPALTSAVKERPKPPQPSMATQIPPSAELHLRAPRVNCPEKVIICLDLSEEMSLQKLESFNGSKTNALNISQKMIEMFVRTKHKIDKRHEFALVVVNDDAMWLSGFTSDPRELCSCLYDLETNVCESFNLEDLFNVILQKIELPQMENIQTIPPPFVVRTLLVFSRHAGMLQFNPPDAVKKMLQSPYFFFDVVYLHNGTEEQTEDTSWKDVYASFSELDSKGMCYQFEVSLCGPAIELHNCMAKLLCHPLQRPFQSHASYSLLEDDDTQENEATV